CATCGACAAATGGGCAGTATCTAGCTCCACGACCTATAAGTTGTGCTTCTTTAATTGTGTATGTAGCAATTTTACCTGCTTTACCACTACCTTGTCTTGTATCATAAAGACGGACAATATCGAATAAATTTAACACATCTCAGCCCTCATTCAACATATCAACAGCAAAAACAATTCTTATTGAATTATCAACATCTTCTAATGAATTAACAAGTAGTTGACTTTCTTTATTATCGGCTGATGTACCGTTAATAATAATTGATTTTTCAATCGTAAATGAATTTTTAATTGAATGTTCTAATAATTCTAGTGTCTCATCTTTTTGTTTAAAATAATTAATCGCCTCATTTAATTTATCGATATTAAATAATTCAAGATTCATTAGTTCATAACTTGTTAGGTTTTTAATTTTGTTAAAAAATTCATCATAGAATTTCTTGGATTCGCTGATTTTTTGTGATTTTAACATAATTACAGGCTTGATATTAAGCTTTAAATCAGAAAATAGAAATCTTCGATACTCGCTCATAACAAGGGCAATAATCGTTCTTTGTCATAGGTCAGTGTATGTGGCAAAATTTTGAAAATCTTTTGTATATCCACTTTCCCTAAAAGAAATAAGTGGATAATTGAAAACAATTTTATCAATATATTTATCAAGAACATTGGCATCTTTTAAATCACACGTTGCCGTAAATTCAAGCATAATATTATCTTTATTACTCGATAAAGCTCTTGTAACTGAACTTTCTCAGCTTTTTACTGACGATTCCTCAGTCTTGCTACTCATTTTAGTTAATGTATTAATATGATGACTTTCATCAGAAATAAATACTATTTTATTATTTTCAAATTCTTCGTGTGTGATTGAATTTTCTTTTGGTTGTGCTAAATCTAAGTGAAGTTTTTGTGTCGTAGTAAATACTATTTCAATATCATCATTGAGTATATTAGTGCTAAAATTATTAACTTTTTTAATCTTTATGTTGTTACCTAAATACTCAATACTCTCATTGAATAAATATTTACTTGATAGTGGATTGGTAAAGTTTTCAATTGTTTTTTCAAGTACATTCGTCTGATTGACAAAAAACAAAAACTTTCTATAACCTTTTGTATATAGATAAAGAATAAGTCCAGCCATAATAACAGTTTTACCACTACCAGTCGCCATATGAAACAGTGTATGAATCTGTTTATTTTTTCTTAATTTATCATTTTCAAAATACAGAATAAAATTACTAAAAGCTTCTTTTTGGTAATCTCTTAAGTCTATTTTGTTAGAGAGACAACTATTAATAATGTCAGGAAAATCAATACTTTGACCATATTCCTTTAGGGTATTGATTTTTTCATATAAAAATTGTTGTGCCATATTAGTTACCTTTATAAAATGAATTACTAAATTCTTTATCAGCTTCACTTACAGCAAAATCTTCATCTTCTATATCAGAGTAATTTACATATAGCTTGTTTTTATCAATTAATTTAAGAAGAACTTTTTTCTTTTCACTTAAATCTAAAGCATTAAATTCATCATCAGCACTTGTTAACTCCTCAGTAGAAATATAAGGAATTATTCTATCATCTGAATATATTTGAGTTTTTATTGCATTAATACTGCTTTCATCGGCACTTTGTATTTTATTTATTAAGGTTTTTGAGTTTTCCATAAGCTCACAATAAACAAAAGAACCACCACCTTCTCAGTTTATTGTTTTAGAGATACCACCTTGTTCACCGTCAATAACTTTTTTCATTCTTTCAATCGTAACATCTTCAATATAGTCCATTTGCTCAATACCTATGTATCTTCTTCCCATTTTATGAGCTACTGCAGCGGTTGTACCTGAACCTAGGTGGAAATCTAAAACAAGGTCATTTTGTTGTGTAGAATAATTTAATAATTCATAAATAAGACCTTCGGGTTTAGAGTAGTTAAAAGGAACTTTTTCAAATAACAATTTCATATGTTTATTTGATTGTGTATTAGAATATTTTTCAATTATGCCTGTAGGTTGAATAGTTCTCGGGAGAATATTTCCATCATTGTCACAACTTAAATATTGTTTAGTATAAACATTTCCATTTTTAAAAACAATAAAATCATTTTTAATTCCCCACTCAAATTTTTCCTTATTCCATCTTCATCTTCATCCCCAATCCTTAATACTTGCTCCTCCATTTTGTCTGTCTTCCCATTTTTTTCGATCTCCTCCGGCATAATAAGTTACACCATCATTTTCTATTGGGTAATCCAAGCTTTTTACCCATCCCAAGCTTCCACTATCTAATTTAATAAGTTGATATTTTCCTCTTGT
The Mycoplasmopsis californica genome window above contains:
- a CDS encoding DEAD/DEAH box helicase family protein — its product is MAQQFLYEKINTLKEYGQSIDFPDIINSCLSNKIDLRDYQKEAFSNFILYFENDKLRKNKQIHTLFHMATGSGKTVIMAGLILYLYTKGYRKFLFFVNQTNVLEKTIENFTNPLSSKYLFNESIEYLGNNIKIKKVNNFSTNILNDDIEIVFTTTQKLHLDLAQPKENSITHEEFENNKIVFISDESHHINTLTKMSSKTEESSVKSWESSVTRALSSNKDNIMLEFTATCDLKDANVLDKYIDKIVFNYPLISFRESGYTKDFQNFATYTDLWQRTIIALVMSEYRRFLFSDLKLNIKPVIMLKSQKISESKKFYDEFFNKIKNLTSYELMNLELFNIDKLNEAINYFKQKDETLELLEHSIKNSFTIEKSIIINGTSADNKESQLLVNSLEDVDNSIRIVFAVDMLNEGWDVLNLFDIVRLYDTRQGSGKAGKIATYTIKEAQLIGRGARYCPFVDEDEEYKFKRKYDNDITNKNRILETMYFHSKNDSKYISELKQALIATGLQPEELIKLEYKLKDEFKTSDFYKKSFVYSNKRVLKSTPNTLETSMRSKTYHYTDIENSGAISNLFSDESKIANLKVNTEIIKLKEINYNILLGAIECYNELRFSVLKEKYPNLKSTKEFLTSDQFIGNSTIEIKYSHSKLTAKTVFLAVKNALGEVASHILKLKPQYEGSTDFIAKQLSEVLKDKIISLSTIDQNGGKGDSQNNCVNENYQLDLSKESWYVFNDNYGTSEEKLFIKYFKTHIEPLLKDKDLEYYVVRNERIPELAIYSFESGERFEPDFLLFLRKKSRYDDTTYQGFIEPKGSHLVENDSWKEEFLMQINEKNHISGLFADQYKIIGFPFFNQEQDKIEKFKSHIMNFITGI
- a CDS encoding site-specific DNA-methyltransferase, which encodes MSCGGQDKDSAKRQEIFYNEIIASDEISRMLAPKVFTNVKRYSKDGIEENITFNGNDNLIIKGNNLIALSSLLKRYEGKVKCIYIDPPYNTGNDSFNYNDSFNHSTWLTFMKNRLELAKRLLSDDGVIFVHLDRNEVHYCKVLMDDIFDRKNEITTIVWLNKEGGGKSDSKLFRQKHEYILIFAKNINNVTINPLQVEDIDRYKEQDEYVATRGKYQLIKLDSGSLGWVKSLDYPIENDGVTYYAGGDRKKWEDRQNGGASIKDWGWRWRWNKEKFEWGIKNDFIVFKNGNVYTKQYLSCDNDGNILPRTIQPTGIIEKYSNTQSNKHMKLLFEKVPFNYSKPEGLIYELLNYSTQQNDLVLDFHLGSGTTAAVAHKMGRRYIGIEQMDYIEDVTIERMKKVIDGEQGGISKTINWEGGGSFVYCELMENSKTLINKIQSADESSINAIKTQIYSDDRIIPYISTEELTSADDEFNALDLSEKKKVLLKLIDKNKLYVNYSDIEDEDFAVSEADKEFSNSFYKGN